Genomic segment of Methanolobus mangrovi:
ATGTCCGGTTTAACTATCAGGTCTATGATATCTCCTGTTCTGATATCCATTACAATGTTGAACAGAATACCAATTTCTGTTCCATCTGTTGCCATTACCTGTTTGCTCGAAAGGTTTTTTGCAAAGACATTTGCCATTTTCATTCGCCCCTTTGTATAAATGTCACATCTAAATTTTTCATATATTTATCTGTATCCTATATAAGAACTTGCTTCTTCTTT
This window contains:
- a CDS encoding PRC-barrel domain-containing protein — its product is MANVFAKNLSSKQVMATDGTEIGILFNIVMDIRTGDIIDLIVKPDMSLDTSRYKVDEQYILLPFESVRAIKDYIVVDKNIARGLKSESISM